gagctgagtttgtcatgtgACACCTCCAtgctcttacataggactgcaggtgagaCGTATATTTGGGTCCCCGCCATCTTAGAAGTCATATACCCTGACTGCAGGACTCTGAGCAATGCTACTATATCTATatcatgtgtgtatatgtagcagagctgagtttgtcatgtgACACGGCCAtgctcttacataggactgcaggtaagtgATACCCGACCTTGTACACGGATTGATGAGGAGAATGGCCCTGATATGGTGGATACATGATGGAGCCTCCTCTGCAGGTGTGAACAGCGCCTTGTatgcagtctagacaatgctctgtgaccaAAACAGCCGGCAccgcagactgatacattgtaacaaaccagccGAAAGATCGGTGGAGGTGACACTGATGTGTTTAGCTCGCAGAGCATTGTCCGGACTGGAAAACGCCGATCCCTGGTGTCAGACTGGCCAGGCCCTGGAGAGAGGATGGAGGAGGTGAAACCCCTTCTGTATTTTCTGTTTTTATAACGCACATGGCTCCGTACTGCCCCCTCTGGTGACCCGGTATAAGGATGCTCCACTAAGAATGatttttttacatgtattttcCTGTTCTTTCTATCCAGAATGAAAGTTATCACCTGTGAGATTTCCTGGCACAACCGTGAGCCGGTGTACAGCGTCGACTTTCAGCATGGCAACAACAAAATTAACAGAATGGCCTCTGCCGGGGTAGACACTGCCGTGCGGGTAAGTTTTGGGGGAAAAGAGGTGATAGAATACAGCAGGCATCACATATCCCAAAATTCCCAAATCTTATAAAATGGTGATTGAAACGGAATTAAAGCCACATCACGTGCCTCAATAAGacaccttacgctgggttcacactagtgttcggcagtccgttctgtggtttccgtcttctgcatgcagaagacggaaaattGTCAGAtcggtccggctgtgagtgccagtgagcgttttatgctctccgctgtgaaaccaattttttaaaattggacacagagtactgcgtgtccggtttaaagaaaaacagtttcgcggcggagagcataaaacactcaccggcgctttggccggacatttttcaaacccattcaaatgaatgggcatgaaagagtcttgcaggtttctgtctcctgcccctgttttgtggaggaaacggaaacctgaaagtggagaccccgggtgcagatgtgaacgagcccttatacagcTTCGTACATGCTCACAAAGCTTAGTTTGGGATGTCAGAATTTGGGGACTAAAAtaagttttttttgcatttttaaaaacagTTGTAAAATATTGAGATTTTATCTTTTCACAAAATTGCCCAGCtctactcccagcatgcatttGTGCTctgctatagaagtgaatggagcttgctgggagttgtagtttctcagcAGCTGGAGTGATATAGGTCTCTGACCAAGGACTATAACAGGAGGAGGGCTCTtaccagtcatgtgaatgggggtcCTGGGTTCCCCTGTTTCAGGTATacacgctccattcacttctataggactgatggAGAGAGAATTGTACTAAACTTGCTACTGTAGTCCCATAGAAATGGGGACTcgggacccctgttctcatggtCGGTAGGAGTCTGCACAGCTGGATCACCACCAATCTAGGTCTTATTCCCTATGTCCTGATTAGAGGATAATTTGTAAGTACCAGAATACACCCTATTAGGTGACGTGCACATGTCAGTGTCCGTGTCGCTGGGTCGTGATTGGATGGCACATGGATAACATCCACATGTCTCCGCGGCCCCATTTATTGAGGCCAGTGAGTACTGACAGGAAAAGGACCAGTCCTGAGTATTGCTCCCAGCCCCACACACCAGACTATGAAAATACagagttgtgtgtatggggccatagaacgGAAAAACACGCCATGCACAGTGACGCTGCACACAGTCGTGAACCCGTGGCCTCACGTTGTGGAAGTGCAGCttctttgttgcaattttttttttttttcttgacccaaagccaggaattgagtgagcaaaaggtagaagtgtaagaagcttcctatatagttatcatttcttttgtagctattcttggttttggctaaaaaaaaaaaactcagcaaaatctgcaaccaaaaaaatctgcgtttccgcaacgtgcggcctaaggctctgttcccacggagtaacgtgccgctcatttagacatgtaaacacgtgtcagagtgaggcgcttcaaaacacatcccattgactttaatgggtgccgtcttacgcgcgctacacattgaaatcaatgggttacaaagcctcccatggatttcaatgtgtagcgcgtgtaatccggcacccattgaaatcaatgggatctgttttgaagcgccgcgttttgacacgtgtttacgtgtctaaatgagcggcgcgttactccgtgggaccGGAGCCTAAGAATgagttcacatgtggcagatgttTTGACATGTATCTATACAACATATTGTCTCCTGCAATGTCTCTTACAAGACTGGACATAAAACGTAATGTTAGTGTCAGGTGGCTGCCAAACCACTGGATAGAAAGTGAGGGCGACTCGGACACATGTTTTGATCAATGTTTCATTTTTAAGACTTctgatttgtttttgttttttgtcagctctggaaggtggaaaaaaatgcagaaggcaAAGCAGTGGTAGAGTTTTTAGCCAGTCTCACCCGTCACACCAAAGCTGTCAACGTTGTGCGCTTCTCTCCCAATGGGGAGGTTTTGGCATCAGGTGGAGATGGTAAGGAATGTAAATAGAATAGAAATGAAAATGTTACTTGACTTCCAAAGGCTTTGCTGCTTGTATTGTTTTCTGTTATCCGCCAGACCCTGCAGTATAGACACTGACTAATGGGGTTAAAGGGGGTATCCCCAGATTTATCACAAGTTATCACATATCCCCATGTGTCTGGTGGAAGGCAGCAGCAGATGGAGATCGTATTGGAGCAGAATCTTTTACTGATTATTAGGATTGAATCCTGCTCTAAATTGCCAGCAGATCGCCCTGTGTGTGCTTACCCTATAATAGTTCTcttatgtttgttttttcactCAGTCTTTGTTAGATTTCTGGTTTTAGGTAAATGTAAGTGCAGATTTCTGGATGTGGAGCGGTTACTCAGATGTTCTTGAAGGATAACTGGACTGTGACCCTTTTTTTATGCACAGATGCCGTTATATTATTATGGAAACAAAGTGAAAGCAAAGAACTGGAATCGACGCCTTTTACTGAAGAAGAGGAGACCGAGCTGAGCAAGGAGAACTGGACTGTGTTTAAGTCTCTGAGGTatctgcattatagtctatggggtccatgcactataactgtacagcgcttgctcttgtgctgatattctgttcagggggtgggGTGTCttcctgcagcaggctcgtccttgctagtcaggagagctgccagcttgctgttacgagggagctgactttttctcataggaatgcattgaccagcgttgattggccagtgtacagcatttgtctgtgaggaggtggagtctaagatcggaccacaatggagactgctgtgctccaatcttagactccgcctcgtcacagacgagcctccggcagagccagcgttgattggccgaatgctgtacactggccaatcaaagctggtcagttcattcctatgaaaaaaaaaaagtccgctccctcggaacagcaagctgtcagctctcctgactagcaaggacgagcctgctgcagaactagcattgatttgccgaatgctatacactgtatagcattcagcaaatcaacactggttctgaatcgaatctttactgtgaatagcaatTAGTATTCAAACAAGTACAAgtgttttgaataccgtagtattctatggaatacctactcgatcgaatactactctcatCTCTAAAACTAACcactttaaagggttaaagagaacctttcaccacctccaacaagtccagcactTCACATCATTTAGTAGCTGCccctccactcattctgacatggttgccttttttttttctgcagcccccaccattcccgagtaataggtgcagttagttttgatgcctgatatactatttagattCTGTTacgcaggagcagacaaggtgtCTGAGCTCTGAAACTGGCTTCCTCTGATAGGAACTCTGAATCACAGTGGTGAAAGGTCGCCTTTAAAATATTACTTTTCTCTTATTTTTCCCTACTCTTCTGGTTCGgtctctgattccggctctccaGAGACATCCATGGCCCTTGCAGCAAATCTATTAATACCGTTCTGTACTTCATGTATGTCATAACAGATGTACAATTATTGGTCACATGTTGTAGTCGGGTGTATCATTGCTGCAGGTGGACTGGTGGTGCAATGATGACAAACTAACTACTGACCGTGACCATTGAGGAAAGTGATTGGCTGCCGCAGCCATGTGAGAAGCCATTGATATAATTGCTGACCAGAAGTTTGGGCCTCCACAGGTACATGACTCAGGTTTCCCCCTTTGGACATCAGCAATACCTTGGTAGCTAAAATTGGAAAGATGTCCTGCAATAGGTCTTGTAGTTGTAACCTTAGGCCTGCTGTATACCTTTGGGCCTGTTTATAATACAAAATGACTGATACCAGGTGACATAAAAGCTAATTTTACTTTGCATTTTGTAGGGGTCACTTGGAAGACGTCTATGACATTAGCTGGACACAAGACAGCAACTGCATGGTCTCTGCTTCTGTGGATAATTCTGCGATTATGTGGGATGCCGTTAAAGGTGCGGTTTTATTATCTTGAATCGTTCAATAAACGCAAAGTGGCCATGTAGGCAAAAGGCTGAGCTAAAACTTTCATGTGCATCATACGCTGTCTTTTTCCATCTGTCAAAATCATAGCTCTTTGCAATCGAGTTGGGCCATGGCATATACAGGTGATTGGTCACAGACTGTATACTAAAGGCCTTGTGGCTAACCACAGTGACCAGCGGAGTCCAAGCTCTTGTATTGGATCAGCCACAGTCCTAGTACAAGTGTTGCTCTGTCACTATTGCATCAATGGTTATCAATGAGGGTGTGACCTCCACCGATAAACAttgatagagatgagagagtagtattcgatcgaatactcgtatcggtcgagtACCAcacgggaaaattccattgaattcaatgcaaaaaaactcctcgtgctcctcatcctgctacttccggaacttggaggatccaatgtgtcgaactttggtttccggaacaacattcctgttttttcccatagactataatgttattcgatcgaatactactcgctcatctctaaacattgaTAGCCTTCCAATTAATAGAAAATCATGTGGTCACTTCTTGGCAAACCCTCCACATTCATAACAGCTTAGTCAAACTCTTAAAAGGTTAGCAGCATAGGAGCGTAGTACCTTCTTTACAATAGATTCCTATATGCTGTGTATGGGCTATATTGAAGGATTATTACAAGATTAAGGAGAGTGTGTCCTATAGAAGCGCAGAATATTATCTTAGTCCTATTAGTACATCCTGTAGCTTAAATGGCACAAAATATTTTCCATTTTGCTGCTAGCTGTGCTGGTACAATACTCCTTTGTATACTCTATATGTAAATTGTAATGGTGATTATATATACGAAGACCTGTTATCAATATGTGACATTCTCTCTAGTAAATGACATGGAATAAAAGACTATTGTAATATTTCCTCATGTACATTTCTTGACTTTTTAGGACAGAAAATATGTATATTCAATGAGCATAAGAGTTATGTGCAGGGAGTCACCTGGGATCCTCTTGGACAGTACATTGCAACACTAAGCTGTGACCGGTAAGTCCTATTGTGCACGCGGTTACTGGATCGTATGTGATAGCatgtgatttttatatatatatatatatatatatatatatatatatatatatatatatatatatatatatatatatggaaaacatTAATTTACTGATCAGGATATATGTGGCTGACGCTGAGCTCACACATGCATTGGGTCTcagttcttcgggtctgcttggggacccaaaaaatggaaatccaataCGCTTAAAGAGTGATTACCACGGAAACCTACCGACTCCATAAACTAAACACAAGAATCTTgacttttatttttatggtgaggAACATTTCACTGTAGTAGTGGGATAGCTGCAAGTTAAGCGCAGCCAGCCATATTTTTGTCCAAGTGTGCATGTTTTCTCAATAGGCAGAGAATACCACACTCTTCTTACAGCAGCTTCGTTCCTGTAGGGAAAAAGATAGGCCTAACATGCCTTCTTTCCCATCTTTTATGCCAGGACACCCTCCTACACGTTAGATGGTTGGTCAGTCCCACTATCATGGTCATGTTCATCCAATGTGTATGGCTACCTCCAAAGAGAAAGACGGACTGTAGTCTGTTGCTGTCTGTTTTGTggatatataaaaacaaaaaacttgagtcttgagtagttgatacctttttttttaaatggctaactaataatgatgacagatcacaatgtttcgaagctcccggcttcttcttcaggtatatctaaaaatttctgaaggctgcatatttatgtacagagggacacataggactagaattctaggagggagggtgtaAGAAGGTTAttgttacatacaaataaacaattcatcagtttgcaatgttcttatcagttcacacagtgtcttttatggctgtctcagttcagtgatttctgtaggatgccatgaacccatgtgacagattcatccctttctgcaatgtttgaagcagggtcataaacttgtactcataaatcagtctctctttcctggattttggttttaagagggaattttaaatccaggaaagagagactgatttatgagtacaagtttatgaccctgcttcaaacattgcagaaagggatgaatctgtcacatgggttcatggcatcctacagaaatcactgaactgagacagccataaagacactgtgtgaactgataagaacattgcaaactgatgaattgtttatttgtatgtaacaataaccaataaccttcttacaccctccctcctagaattctagtcctatgtgtccctctgtacataaatatgcagccttcagaaatttttagatatacctgaagaagaagccgggagcttcgaaacattgtgatctgtcatcattattagttagccattaaaaaaaaaggtatcaactactcaagactcgtttttttttttttttgttttttttttatatttcctacccactggctaacacagtacaaaaacaaacatattcCTTGTCCTGTGGATGAAATACATTACTTTtatattgaaggggttgtccaagggcTAATATCAATggcctgtcttaaaggggttgtgccgttaCAGACATTTATCTCTCTCTATCCAGAAGACATTGGATAAGTGTTCGATAGTTAAGACGGGGAATCTAAAGTTCtgacttgtgaatggagcaccagtgcatgACCGATCCCCTATTCACTTGTCACACAAGAGCATTGGTGCTCAATTACCAGGGAGGCTTTAGGAGGACTTTCagtcccctgtcctcctgatcattGGGCACCCAGCTATCCCCTATacacagaaaaaaaggaaaagtgtCCATAACAGAACAACTCCTTAAAGTATCCACCACTCCCACCAATCAGCCATGTAGACCTGGACATAGGATGAATTTATGATAGTAGTTTAGAGTGTAGTTTTATAGAAATATACAAAAACATTAAATGGAATTTCTCTTTCCAGGGTCTTGAGGGTATACAGAACAGAAACCAAGAGGGTTGCCTTCAATGTCAGCAAGATGATTTCTGCTAACACCACCCCTGAGGGAGAGGTACGGCCTTCTGGTTCTAGTTTTCTCTTGTTGCCTATGAATAGAGTGAATGTTGTTGCCTTACAATCTATAATAGCATTCAGATTGAATATTATGATATAGGGACATGGGTGAATTGTATTATTTGGGGCAACTGGTTGCAAACCTTGTAAAATCTATATTCTAGGCTTGTACTTCATTACATCTCTCTGTTACTTGCAGACTAAAACTTACCGAATGTATCATGACGACAGTATGAAATCTTTCTTTAGGAGGCTTTCATTTACCCCGGACGGCTCCCTCCTCCTCACCCCCGGTTTGTTTCTTGAGAAAATAATTGGCATGTTCggggctcttaaaggggttgcttgGGGGttaaggttttggttttttttgttgttttttttttatggctcatCCTTAGGATTgtccataaatacctgattggtggggAGGAGATGAGGCTTGAAATAACTTTAATTttctaaacacaatttttttttaatttttcagctgGATTTGTGGAGATAGGCGAGTCTCTGGTTAATACAACATACATATTCTCTAGGAAGAGTCTAAAGAGGTACGTGCACTTATTTATTGTGTGGTGGGGCTACAGTTTGGGATTGATGATTAGATTGTGCCGGTTGAAGTCCTTGCTGCACATGACTACAAATGGCAACCAGTGTTATTCCTGGATAATCCCTTCAAATCAATGTCTCTCTGGGCTATCTTAGCAATTGTCAAAGGATGTGATTTGCTTTAAGTAAAAAGGGTGAAGAGGAATTTTGGGTCAAAAGATGTGCCACTTCCCTCTTTTTACATAGGTGGCCCAGGGCAGGGATCGCTTACCCCATTGAATTTATTAAATCTCATGTCAGAAAAGTGGCGTGAGTTATACCAAGAACATACACCAGTCTCTGACTGCCAAATTGTTCAGGCGTCAAGAACCAAATGATGTATGTAATTTGGTATTTACCGCTTAGTGACAGGTCCTGTTTAATTTTGCACATTTAGTGCCATTGGGGGAATGCACTAAGGCTGGCCTACGTAATGATAAACTGTTTCTTGAAAATCCCTTCAAGTGGTATTGTGGGCAAAAAGGTTGTTATACTCAAATAAAGACACGTCTCAAAATACTACAAGGGGCAAGTGAGTACATTGTGTTGACCCACAGAAGGTTTCGTCTTAAGTGGTCACATAAATTCTCATAAAGGCTTCCAAAAATATGGTCTGTGTGCAAAAAGACCTTAATAGGTTATGTCTAAGACATTTTATGAGCGCTTTGTTTCCTCTCTAGGCCTATAGCACATCTCCCATGCCCGGGGaaagccactcttgcagttcgaTGTTGTCCTGTTTTCTTCGAGTTAAGACCGGCACTAAAAGGTGATGAATCCTAAATCCTCCCACTTCTTTATAAATGAAATAGCCTTATTGAACACATTGCAATTATACATGTATGCACGAAGAGAAACCTTACCCAAACCTGACTCCCCTCTCCGCTCGGGTAGGTgggtttaaaaaagaaaaaatctcagGGAACCCCCTACCAATGTTATAATAATAGGTAGTGGTCAATCATTTACTCACCTGTCTACACTCCTGTCCAGGCCAGCCTCCGCTGCCATCTCCTGGTCATACAGTACTAGACCCTGAAGTACATCAGGACGTAATGCCCAGGCCTTCTTCAGCATCGAAGAGGCAGTACCTGAGGCAGGCTCGGACAGGAGCGGGGATGGGTGAATAAATTGTCAGCTACATATCGCATTACCTACTGGTGGTATTATTAGCAACAAATGGTGCAGCTTCCAGGACCTTTGGGTACATCATTCTCATAGTCCGTTTTAGTATTCACTCCACGGTGTTTTCAGCTACAGACGCAGATGAGGAAATGtgtaaaacagtgttacttacctttctgtCTGTCTCTGGCACTTGAGTCTATACGGCACAACATAATGTGTGCAGGAACGGTAAGTAACTCTGTTTTACTTGTTTCCTCACCGCTGAACCCACACTATAATAGAAGTTTTGATTAGTCCATGTTCACCCAACACGTAATCATACTATAAAGGGGGCGAGACGTAGAAGTGGCATAACCTAAATAATGGAGGTAAAATGCCCTATTAATCGCTTTTATTTGGTGTATAATCTGCCAGCCCTACTACTTCAGTCATTTCACTTCCTACTTTAAGTTTTTTCAAACATGTTTTCTTTTGTAGATGGCGACGGTGCGGTGCCCCAGCAAAGTGTCATCTCTCTGCCTTATCGTATGATTTTTGCTGTGGCCTCAGAAGATGCCGTGCTTTTCTACGACACGCAGCAGCTTTTTCCTTTCGGTTATGTTTCCAATGTGCATTACCACACCCTGAGCGACATATCCTGGTAAGATTACAGTATTTTACACACTATGTATGGAACTATCTTGTCCTAGTAATAGCGGTTATCAGCTTACCATAAATGTACGATCACTAGGTGTCTGACTGTGAGGACCATCCCCAGTCTGGAGAATAAGATTCCTCTCACCCCTTGTGCGAATAGCGGTGGTTCATGTGTTTCATTTACCTCTGTGGGACTGACACAGTCAAGTACAATATTTTGCTAATCCTATAGGAGTGAATGACGTTAATTCCTACTGCTGCTGTATACACAGGTGATTCTGAGCCCTGTTCTTATGATCACAGGGGTAGTCAGCCCCTCACGATCATACATTTATTATGATGTTCAGGGGCCAGTCCCTTTAAGGATTTGTTTGTGCCCATTGGTAATGTCACCCTTGACTCCTTATGTCTTGTTTCACAATATACTAAGCTTCTTTCTTATGTGTCAGGTCTCGTGACGGAACATTTCTCTCCATCTCCTCCACCGATGGATACTGCTCCTTTGTGACCTTTGATGAAGGTGAACTGGGAGTTCCTCTTAAAGAGAAGCCTCCATTAGTTTTAAGTACTCCTGCAGAAAAGAAGCTCAGGAGATCCCAAGGCAGAAAGATGGCCTCTCCAGGACTACGAGCGGGTGAGCTAACCCCGACTGCTCGACACTTAGAACAGTCTAGTCCGTCCACTCCTATGCATAGCAGACAGTCTGCCGCAGGAAGTATGCCATCAACTCCAGTGGGAATATCAGTCATCCCTGCGACCCCGACATCTGAGGACAGGAAGAACGCTCAGAGCAAAGCTGCACAGCCCCGAAGAATTGCTATAAACACCTTGGAAGCTTGGAGCAAATCCTCCACCCCAAGTCCCAGGTGAGCGCTTCATAGGGATTCCTATACAGCAGGGCAACAAGGCCAAATTGAGGTGATCCCGTGTCGatgatcattaaaggggttttcttggattatttttagagcaccattaaagAATGTTGTGTTGTTGTGGACGCTTATATCCTATCCACCGGTCAAGGAGTAAGTGTCTGATCCCTCCTTGTCAATGGAGCAGCAGTGCGCCTGCTTGTATGGGGCTGTAGATACTGATGGAGATTACAGGTCCTGATGGCCCCATAGCATCGATTGGAGCACTGGTCATACAAGTCACTGGAGCTGCATTTACAAggaggctttaaagggattctaccattaaaatcaaatgttttcttgataacacgtaggaatagccttaagaaaggctattcgtttcctacctttcgttgtcttctccgcgctgccattccgtagaaatcttggttttcaccggtatacaaatgagttctctcacagcactaggggcgggtcccagcgctcaaacagcactgggggcgtccccaatgctacgagagaacactctccagcgtcgcctcctcctcttcaggaacggcctcttatTCTGGCGctggcagtcaaacttctaggcctcaggcaaagctgactgcgcatgcccgttggccacaagaaaatggccgcttacacagtgttGTAAGCGGCTACTCTCTtttggcaggcatgcacagtcagctctgcccgaggcctagaagtttgaccgcctgcgctggaagaggacacgcagagaggccattcctgaagaagatggaggtgacgctggagagGACATCTGACACTacctgatcttcaattgatttcATATGTTAAAATTCCATAAACTTCAGCAGCAAATGTATGGGTCCGTTGGTTACCTAACTTCTGGGATATGATGTCCAACTCTGTAGTAGAACAAATGTAAGAAAGCAGTGGAACTGGAAACACTCATATGTTGGGTTGAGGTGCAAGCAGAAAATGGGTCCTCCGACCCTGTCAGTATCCAAAAAAGAACTTATCTGCTGCGCACTCTTGATTCAgtgatgaataaacaaatacatttttgGTGAAGGTAACAGGTCGA
This sequence is a window from Leptodactylus fuscus isolate aLepFus1 chromosome 2, aLepFus1.hap2, whole genome shotgun sequence. Protein-coding genes within it:
- the CHAF1B gene encoding chromatin assembly factor 1 subunit B, which translates into the protein MKVITCEISWHNREPVYSVDFQHGNNKINRMASAGVDTAVRLWKVEKNAEGKAVVEFLASLTRHTKAVNVVRFSPNGEVLASGGDDAVILLWKQSESKELESTPFTEEEETELSKENWTVFKSLRGHLEDVYDISWTQDSNCMVSASVDNSAIMWDAVKGQKICIFNEHKSYVQGVTWDPLGQYIATLSCDRVLRVYRTETKRVAFNVSKMISANTTPEGETKTYRMYHDDSMKSFFRRLSFTPDGSLLLTPAGFVEIGESLVNTTYIFSRKSLKRPIAHLPCPGKATLAVRCCPVFFELRPALKDGDGAVPQQSVISLPYRMIFAVASEDAVLFYDTQQLFPFGYVSNVHYHTLSDISWSRDGTFLSISSTDGYCSFVTFDEGELGVPLKEKPPLVLSTPAEKKLRRSQGRKMASPGLRAGELTPTARHLEQSSPSTPMHSRQSAAGSMPSTPVGISVIPATPTSEDRKNAQSKAAQPRRIAINTLEAWSKSSTPSPRRINLIPIKTNSPSTEQTAAASPQPSNTENSAVQDPSCKPPESKRPKKEPAPGLVIDNEVPGTSKDTMK